The proteins below come from a single Myxocyprinus asiaticus isolate MX2 ecotype Aquarium Trade chromosome 28, UBuf_Myxa_2, whole genome shotgun sequence genomic window:
- the LOC127419432 gene encoding SLIT-ROBO Rho GTPase-activating protein 3-like isoform X2 codes for MTSHGKLRKEKAEYETQIKEVRGQLSEQLKILDAQLEVKTQQLQDLSEYLRRRGEIEAEYARTLEKLSEKFTIKTKRKEQLDLSVAQCWTVLLTQTRQESRDHSSLSELCSNTLTQRLSHCIEDTHRLAKRSKEVGLQMQDELLKITTELQTALKTYHQYHIDCLAAEGKLKEATRLEEKQTGKSADLGLSQSGGQRRSSVKKIERLMEKRQGKVQETQLKCTKARNDYLLNLAAANASMNKYYLQDICTLIDCTDLGYHLSVSRVIRGYVSNQNRIIQNMKNGLQQLDTAVTGLSQGQDRDALLQAHNAAFCLPFRFQYQPHEGDQVCEVSAEGQVRYELETRFQQLQSRLASVTLETEEVSKTLKTTHTNLLESICDDDCNPTPDTTTTPLVDNTGEGAGSKPSLAKRRANQQDTETFYFTKVKENVSGSSLISKLQAKHDLLKEAIQKAESIDSDPSRMQPDRAVRVRKARPCSQYNHKLFSGDMLSFIQSSGQQIPLVVESCIRFINLHGLHHEGIFRVPGSQTEVNHIRNAFERGEDPLTDSECDIDSVAGVLKLYFRGLEKPLFPEESFSQLMECVQIENMTERVAQIKSVVSPFPRPVVIVMRYLFAFLHHVSQYSDENMMQPYNLAVCFGPSLLRGVEMGGDEVTLAPQINDLVKTIILHHENIFPGPSELLGPVYEKCMTLEQEYCEPITEECEGDNEHLPSEDAELSFKQGDHLLLHSKASADWWRGEVGGVRGLIPHKYISVVEGADRKDRGKKEDSRGGSTGNLAEEQLGEHSTRMRVNSDSASLPGRQRTGSGGSSIGVGGSGSGSPIRKLTLQVPEGRLILPPQSSAVARQLSGHHERRHTLDSLRPIGGAAERQTVHIDKEVSRQMNSVFKELLSRHPPQEVLGSSPPPSSSPTSIPSMSLAAARPPVKKGGFSLRGRGLFKPQDQQD; via the exons ATGACATCACATGGAAAACTGAGAAAGGAAAAGGCGGAGTATGAGACACAAATCAAAG AGGTACGTGGTCAGCTCTCGGAGCAGCTAAAAATCCTGGATGCACAGCTGGAGGTGAAAACACAGCAGCTACAGGATCTAAGCGAGTACCTGCGCAGACGGGGTGAGATTGAGGCAGAGTATGCCCGCACTCTGGAGAAACTCAGCGAGAAGTTCACCATCAAGACTAAAAG AAAGGAGCAGTTGGACCTGTCAGTGGCTCAGTGCTGGACAGTTCTGCTGACCCAAACCAGACAGGAGAGCCGAGATCACAGCTCACTGAGTGAACTCTGCAGCAACACCCTCACACAGCGGCTCTCACACTGCATAGAGGACACACACCGCCTGGCAAAGAGG AGCAAGGAGGTGGGTCTCCAGATGCAGGACGAGCTCTTGAAAATCACCACAGAGCTGCAGACG GCTTTGAAAACGTATCATCAGTACCACATCGACTGTCTGGCTGCTGAAGGCAAGCTCAAAGAGGCCACAAGACTGGAAGAGAAACAGACGGGCAAATCAGCTGATCTCGGGCTCAGCCAATCAGGAGGGCAGAGGCGCAGTTCGGTGAAAAAAATAGAGAGACTGATGGAGAAG AGGCAAGGGAAAGTACAGGAAACTCAGCTGAAGTGCACTAAAGCTCGTAACGACTACTTGCTCAACTTGGCAGCAGCGAATGCCTCCATGAATAAGTACTATCTGCAGGACATTTGCACTCTGATTGAT TGCACAGATTTGGGGTACCACCTGTCTGTGTCTCGGGTTATACGCGGGTATGTCTCCAACCAAAACCGAATCATCCAGAACATGAAAAACGGCCTCCAGCAGCTTGATACAGCAGTTACTGGACTCAGTCAGGGTCAGGATAGAGATGCCCTGCTCCAGGCCCACAATGCAGCATTCTGCCTGCCCTTCCGCTTTCAGTACCAGCCTCATGAAGGGGACCAG GTGTGTGAGGTGAGCGCAGAAGGCCAGGTGAGGTATGAGCTTGAGACCAGATTCCAGCAACTTCAGTCCAGACTTGCCTCTGTTACCCTGGAAACAGAGGAG GTCAGCAAGACACTTAAAACAACACACACTAACCTTCTGGAGAGCATCTGTGATGATGATTGCAACCCCACCCCTGACACCACCACTACCCCGCTGGTGGACAACACAGGTGAAGGTGCAGGGAGCAAACCAAGCCTGGCAAAACGCAGAGCCAATCAACAAGACACAGAGACCTTCTACTTTACA AAAGTGAAGGAGAACGTGAGTGGCAGCTCTTTGATCTCGAAACTCCAGGCTAAACATGACCTGCTTAAAGAGGCCATACAGAAAG CTGAGTCCATTGACAGCGATCCCTCCAG AATGCAGCCTGATAGGGCAGTGCGTGTGCGGAAAGCCAGGCCCTGCTCCCAGTACAACCACAAACTCTTCTCTGGAGACATGCTCTCTTTCATCCAG AGCTCTGGGCAACAGATCCCCCTGGTAGTGGAGAGCTGCATTCGCTTCATAAATCTGCACG gTCTTCATCATGAAGGAATTTTCAGAGTGCCTGGTTCGCAGACTGAAGTCAATCATATCAGGAATGCCTTTGAAAGAG GAGAAGACCCATTGACTGACAGTGAGTGTGACATTGATTCAGTGGCAGGGGTTCTGAAGCTTTATTTCAGAGGTCTAGAgaaacctctgttccctgaggaGAGCTTCAGTCAGCTCATGGAGTGTGTCC AAATTGAGAATATGACAGAGAGAGTAGCGCAGATAAAGTCAGTGGTTTCACCCTTCCCTAGACCCGTTGTCATAGTGATGCGCTATCTATTCGCCTTCCTTCATCA TGTCTCTCAGTATAGTGATGAGAACATGATGCAGCCGTATAATCTGGCCGTGTGCTTCGGCCCCAGTCTGCTCAGAGGGGTGGAGATGGGTGGTGACGAAGTGACTCTGGCACCTCAAATCAATGACCTCGTCAAAACTATAATCCTTCATCATGAGAACATTTTCCCTGGTCCGTCTGAACTCCTGGGCCCTGTCTATGAGAAATGCATGACTCTCGAGCAAGAATACTG TGAACCTATCACAGAAGAGTGTGAGGGAGATAATGAACATCTTCCCAGTGAAGATG CCGAGCTGTCATTCAAGCAGGGTGACCACCTCTTACTACACAGCAAGGCCTCTGCTGATTGGTGGAGAGGGGAAGTAGGCGGAGTGAGAGGCCTGATCCCACATAAGTACATCAGTGTGGTAGAGGG GGCGGACCGTAAGGACAGAGGGAAGAAGGAGGACAGCAGAGGAGGCAGCACAGGAAATCTGGCAGAAGAACAGCTGGGCGAGCACAGCACCCG TATGAGGGTAAACAGTGATAGTGCATCTCTGCCCGGCCGGCAGAGGACAGGGAGCGGAGGCAGCAGTATAGGTGTAGGTGGCAGTGGGAGTGGAAGCCCCATACGGAAGCTCACCCTGCAGGTGCCCGAGGGACGACTCATCCTTCCTCCACAGTCATCTGCAGTTGCACGCCAGCTCTCAGG GCACCATGAGCGCAGACACACTTTAGACAGTCTGAGGCCAATAGGAGGAGCagcagaaagacagacagttcATATCGACAAG GAGGTCAGTCGGCAGATGAACTCTGTCTTTAAGGAGCTGTTGTCTCGTCATCCTCCTCAAGAAGTCTTGGGTTCGAGCCCTCCTCCCTCTTCCTCCCCCACATCCATCCCCTCCATGTCTCTTGCTGCTGCTCGGCCTCCGGTGAAAAAGGGAGGTTTCAGCCTGCGCGGCAGAGGACTCTTCAAACCCCAAGACCAACAGGACTGA
- the LOC127419432 gene encoding SLIT-ROBO Rho GTPase-activating protein 3-like isoform X3 translates to MTSHGKLRKEKAEYETQIKEVRGQLSEQLKILDAQLEVKTQQLQDLSEYLRRRGEIEAEYARTLEKLSEKFTIKTKRKEQLDLSVAQCWTVLLTQTRQESRDHSSLSELCSNTLTQRLSHCIEDTHRLAKRSKEVGLQMQDELLKITTELQTALKTYHQYHIDCLAAEGKLKEATRLEEKQTGKSADLGLSQSGGQRRSSVKKIERLMEKRQGKVQETQLKCTKARNDYLLNLAAANASMNKYYLQDICTLIDCTDLGYHLSVSRVIRGYVSNQNRIIQNMKNGLQQLDTAVTGLSQGQDRDALLQAHNAAFCLPFRFQYQPHEGDQVCEVSAEGQVRYELETRFQQLQSRLASVTLETEEVSKTLKTTHTNLLESICDDDCNPTPDTTTTPLVDNTGEGAGSKPSLAKRRANQQDTETFYFTKVKENVSGSSLISKLQAKHDLLKEAIQKAESIDSDPSRRRRRMSRTQSSGQQIPLVVESCIRFINLHGLHHEGIFRVPGSQTEVNHIRNAFERGEDPLTDSECDIDSVAGVLKLYFRGLEKPLFPEESFSQLMECVQIENMTERVAQIKSVVSPFPRPVVIVMRYLFAFLHHVSQYSDENMMQPYNLAVCFGPSLLRGVEMGGDEVTLAPQINDLVKTIILHHENIFPGPSELLGPVYEKCMTLEQEYCEPITEECEGDNEHLPSEDEWEAVALFDYVARSAAELSFKQGDHLLLHSKASADWWRGEVGGVRGLIPHKYISVVEGADRKDRGKKEDSRGGSTGNLAEEQLGEHSTRMRVNSDSASLPGRQRTGSGGSSIGVGGSGSGSPIRKLTLQVPEGRLILPPQSSAVARQLSGHHERRHTLDSLRPIGGAAERQTVHIDKEVSRQMNSVFKELLSRHPPQEVLGSSPPPSSSPTSIPSMSLAAARPPVKKGGFSLRGRGLFKPQDQQD, encoded by the exons ATGACATCACATGGAAAACTGAGAAAGGAAAAGGCGGAGTATGAGACACAAATCAAAG AGGTACGTGGTCAGCTCTCGGAGCAGCTAAAAATCCTGGATGCACAGCTGGAGGTGAAAACACAGCAGCTACAGGATCTAAGCGAGTACCTGCGCAGACGGGGTGAGATTGAGGCAGAGTATGCCCGCACTCTGGAGAAACTCAGCGAGAAGTTCACCATCAAGACTAAAAG AAAGGAGCAGTTGGACCTGTCAGTGGCTCAGTGCTGGACAGTTCTGCTGACCCAAACCAGACAGGAGAGCCGAGATCACAGCTCACTGAGTGAACTCTGCAGCAACACCCTCACACAGCGGCTCTCACACTGCATAGAGGACACACACCGCCTGGCAAAGAGG AGCAAGGAGGTGGGTCTCCAGATGCAGGACGAGCTCTTGAAAATCACCACAGAGCTGCAGACG GCTTTGAAAACGTATCATCAGTACCACATCGACTGTCTGGCTGCTGAAGGCAAGCTCAAAGAGGCCACAAGACTGGAAGAGAAACAGACGGGCAAATCAGCTGATCTCGGGCTCAGCCAATCAGGAGGGCAGAGGCGCAGTTCGGTGAAAAAAATAGAGAGACTGATGGAGAAG AGGCAAGGGAAAGTACAGGAAACTCAGCTGAAGTGCACTAAAGCTCGTAACGACTACTTGCTCAACTTGGCAGCAGCGAATGCCTCCATGAATAAGTACTATCTGCAGGACATTTGCACTCTGATTGAT TGCACAGATTTGGGGTACCACCTGTCTGTGTCTCGGGTTATACGCGGGTATGTCTCCAACCAAAACCGAATCATCCAGAACATGAAAAACGGCCTCCAGCAGCTTGATACAGCAGTTACTGGACTCAGTCAGGGTCAGGATAGAGATGCCCTGCTCCAGGCCCACAATGCAGCATTCTGCCTGCCCTTCCGCTTTCAGTACCAGCCTCATGAAGGGGACCAG GTGTGTGAGGTGAGCGCAGAAGGCCAGGTGAGGTATGAGCTTGAGACCAGATTCCAGCAACTTCAGTCCAGACTTGCCTCTGTTACCCTGGAAACAGAGGAG GTCAGCAAGACACTTAAAACAACACACACTAACCTTCTGGAGAGCATCTGTGATGATGATTGCAACCCCACCCCTGACACCACCACTACCCCGCTGGTGGACAACACAGGTGAAGGTGCAGGGAGCAAACCAAGCCTGGCAAAACGCAGAGCCAATCAACAAGACACAGAGACCTTCTACTTTACA AAAGTGAAGGAGAACGTGAGTGGCAGCTCTTTGATCTCGAAACTCCAGGCTAAACATGACCTGCTTAAAGAGGCCATACAGAAAG CTGAGTCCATTGACAGCGATCCCTCCAG AAGAAGGAGGCGGATGTCGAGGACCCAG AGCTCTGGGCAACAGATCCCCCTGGTAGTGGAGAGCTGCATTCGCTTCATAAATCTGCACG gTCTTCATCATGAAGGAATTTTCAGAGTGCCTGGTTCGCAGACTGAAGTCAATCATATCAGGAATGCCTTTGAAAGAG GAGAAGACCCATTGACTGACAGTGAGTGTGACATTGATTCAGTGGCAGGGGTTCTGAAGCTTTATTTCAGAGGTCTAGAgaaacctctgttccctgaggaGAGCTTCAGTCAGCTCATGGAGTGTGTCC AAATTGAGAATATGACAGAGAGAGTAGCGCAGATAAAGTCAGTGGTTTCACCCTTCCCTAGACCCGTTGTCATAGTGATGCGCTATCTATTCGCCTTCCTTCATCA TGTCTCTCAGTATAGTGATGAGAACATGATGCAGCCGTATAATCTGGCCGTGTGCTTCGGCCCCAGTCTGCTCAGAGGGGTGGAGATGGGTGGTGACGAAGTGACTCTGGCACCTCAAATCAATGACCTCGTCAAAACTATAATCCTTCATCATGAGAACATTTTCCCTGGTCCGTCTGAACTCCTGGGCCCTGTCTATGAGAAATGCATGACTCTCGAGCAAGAATACTG TGAACCTATCACAGAAGAGTGTGAGGGAGATAATGAACATCTTCCCAGTGAAGATG AGTGGGAGGCAGTGGCCTTGTTTGATTATGTTGCACGCTCCGCAGCCGAGCTGTCATTCAAGCAGGGTGACCACCTCTTACTACACAGCAAGGCCTCTGCTGATTGGTGGAGAGGGGAAGTAGGCGGAGTGAGAGGCCTGATCCCACATAAGTACATCAGTGTGGTAGAGGG GGCGGACCGTAAGGACAGAGGGAAGAAGGAGGACAGCAGAGGAGGCAGCACAGGAAATCTGGCAGAAGAACAGCTGGGCGAGCACAGCACCCG TATGAGGGTAAACAGTGATAGTGCATCTCTGCCCGGCCGGCAGAGGACAGGGAGCGGAGGCAGCAGTATAGGTGTAGGTGGCAGTGGGAGTGGAAGCCCCATACGGAAGCTCACCCTGCAGGTGCCCGAGGGACGACTCATCCTTCCTCCACAGTCATCTGCAGTTGCACGCCAGCTCTCAGG GCACCATGAGCGCAGACACACTTTAGACAGTCTGAGGCCAATAGGAGGAGCagcagaaagacagacagttcATATCGACAAG GAGGTCAGTCGGCAGATGAACTCTGTCTTTAAGGAGCTGTTGTCTCGTCATCCTCCTCAAGAAGTCTTGGGTTCGAGCCCTCCTCCCTCTTCCTCCCCCACATCCATCCCCTCCATGTCTCTTGCTGCTGCTCGGCCTCCGGTGAAAAAGGGAGGTTTCAGCCTGCGCGGCAGAGGACTCTTCAAACCCCAAGACCAACAGGACTGA
- the LOC127419432 gene encoding SLIT-ROBO Rho GTPase-activating protein 3-like isoform X1, which yields MTSHGKLRKEKAEYETQIKEVRGQLSEQLKILDAQLEVKTQQLQDLSEYLRRRGEIEAEYARTLEKLSEKFTIKTKRKEQLDLSVAQCWTVLLTQTRQESRDHSSLSELCSNTLTQRLSHCIEDTHRLAKRSKEVGLQMQDELLKITTELQTALKTYHQYHIDCLAAEGKLKEATRLEEKQTGKSADLGLSQSGGQRRSSVKKIERLMEKRQGKVQETQLKCTKARNDYLLNLAAANASMNKYYLQDICTLIDCTDLGYHLSVSRVIRGYVSNQNRIIQNMKNGLQQLDTAVTGLSQGQDRDALLQAHNAAFCLPFRFQYQPHEGDQVCEVSAEGQVRYELETRFQQLQSRLASVTLETEEVSKTLKTTHTNLLESICDDDCNPTPDTTTTPLVDNTGEGAGSKPSLAKRRANQQDTETFYFTKVKENVSGSSLISKLQAKHDLLKEAIQKAESIDSDPSRMQPDRAVRVRKARPCSQYNHKLFSGDMLSFIQSSGQQIPLVVESCIRFINLHGLHHEGIFRVPGSQTEVNHIRNAFERGEDPLTDSECDIDSVAGVLKLYFRGLEKPLFPEESFSQLMECVQIENMTERVAQIKSVVSPFPRPVVIVMRYLFAFLHHVSQYSDENMMQPYNLAVCFGPSLLRGVEMGGDEVTLAPQINDLVKTIILHHENIFPGPSELLGPVYEKCMTLEQEYCEPITEECEGDNEHLPSEDEWEAVALFDYVARSAAELSFKQGDHLLLHSKASADWWRGEVGGVRGLIPHKYISVVEGADRKDRGKKEDSRGGSTGNLAEEQLGEHSTRMRVNSDSASLPGRQRTGSGGSSIGVGGSGSGSPIRKLTLQVPEGRLILPPQSSAVARQLSGHHERRHTLDSLRPIGGAAERQTVHIDKEVSRQMNSVFKELLSRHPPQEVLGSSPPPSSSPTSIPSMSLAAARPPVKKGGFSLRGRGLFKPQDQQD from the exons ATGACATCACATGGAAAACTGAGAAAGGAAAAGGCGGAGTATGAGACACAAATCAAAG AGGTACGTGGTCAGCTCTCGGAGCAGCTAAAAATCCTGGATGCACAGCTGGAGGTGAAAACACAGCAGCTACAGGATCTAAGCGAGTACCTGCGCAGACGGGGTGAGATTGAGGCAGAGTATGCCCGCACTCTGGAGAAACTCAGCGAGAAGTTCACCATCAAGACTAAAAG AAAGGAGCAGTTGGACCTGTCAGTGGCTCAGTGCTGGACAGTTCTGCTGACCCAAACCAGACAGGAGAGCCGAGATCACAGCTCACTGAGTGAACTCTGCAGCAACACCCTCACACAGCGGCTCTCACACTGCATAGAGGACACACACCGCCTGGCAAAGAGG AGCAAGGAGGTGGGTCTCCAGATGCAGGACGAGCTCTTGAAAATCACCACAGAGCTGCAGACG GCTTTGAAAACGTATCATCAGTACCACATCGACTGTCTGGCTGCTGAAGGCAAGCTCAAAGAGGCCACAAGACTGGAAGAGAAACAGACGGGCAAATCAGCTGATCTCGGGCTCAGCCAATCAGGAGGGCAGAGGCGCAGTTCGGTGAAAAAAATAGAGAGACTGATGGAGAAG AGGCAAGGGAAAGTACAGGAAACTCAGCTGAAGTGCACTAAAGCTCGTAACGACTACTTGCTCAACTTGGCAGCAGCGAATGCCTCCATGAATAAGTACTATCTGCAGGACATTTGCACTCTGATTGAT TGCACAGATTTGGGGTACCACCTGTCTGTGTCTCGGGTTATACGCGGGTATGTCTCCAACCAAAACCGAATCATCCAGAACATGAAAAACGGCCTCCAGCAGCTTGATACAGCAGTTACTGGACTCAGTCAGGGTCAGGATAGAGATGCCCTGCTCCAGGCCCACAATGCAGCATTCTGCCTGCCCTTCCGCTTTCAGTACCAGCCTCATGAAGGGGACCAG GTGTGTGAGGTGAGCGCAGAAGGCCAGGTGAGGTATGAGCTTGAGACCAGATTCCAGCAACTTCAGTCCAGACTTGCCTCTGTTACCCTGGAAACAGAGGAG GTCAGCAAGACACTTAAAACAACACACACTAACCTTCTGGAGAGCATCTGTGATGATGATTGCAACCCCACCCCTGACACCACCACTACCCCGCTGGTGGACAACACAGGTGAAGGTGCAGGGAGCAAACCAAGCCTGGCAAAACGCAGAGCCAATCAACAAGACACAGAGACCTTCTACTTTACA AAAGTGAAGGAGAACGTGAGTGGCAGCTCTTTGATCTCGAAACTCCAGGCTAAACATGACCTGCTTAAAGAGGCCATACAGAAAG CTGAGTCCATTGACAGCGATCCCTCCAG AATGCAGCCTGATAGGGCAGTGCGTGTGCGGAAAGCCAGGCCCTGCTCCCAGTACAACCACAAACTCTTCTCTGGAGACATGCTCTCTTTCATCCAG AGCTCTGGGCAACAGATCCCCCTGGTAGTGGAGAGCTGCATTCGCTTCATAAATCTGCACG gTCTTCATCATGAAGGAATTTTCAGAGTGCCTGGTTCGCAGACTGAAGTCAATCATATCAGGAATGCCTTTGAAAGAG GAGAAGACCCATTGACTGACAGTGAGTGTGACATTGATTCAGTGGCAGGGGTTCTGAAGCTTTATTTCAGAGGTCTAGAgaaacctctgttccctgaggaGAGCTTCAGTCAGCTCATGGAGTGTGTCC AAATTGAGAATATGACAGAGAGAGTAGCGCAGATAAAGTCAGTGGTTTCACCCTTCCCTAGACCCGTTGTCATAGTGATGCGCTATCTATTCGCCTTCCTTCATCA TGTCTCTCAGTATAGTGATGAGAACATGATGCAGCCGTATAATCTGGCCGTGTGCTTCGGCCCCAGTCTGCTCAGAGGGGTGGAGATGGGTGGTGACGAAGTGACTCTGGCACCTCAAATCAATGACCTCGTCAAAACTATAATCCTTCATCATGAGAACATTTTCCCTGGTCCGTCTGAACTCCTGGGCCCTGTCTATGAGAAATGCATGACTCTCGAGCAAGAATACTG TGAACCTATCACAGAAGAGTGTGAGGGAGATAATGAACATCTTCCCAGTGAAGATG AGTGGGAGGCAGTGGCCTTGTTTGATTATGTTGCACGCTCCGCAGCCGAGCTGTCATTCAAGCAGGGTGACCACCTCTTACTACACAGCAAGGCCTCTGCTGATTGGTGGAGAGGGGAAGTAGGCGGAGTGAGAGGCCTGATCCCACATAAGTACATCAGTGTGGTAGAGGG GGCGGACCGTAAGGACAGAGGGAAGAAGGAGGACAGCAGAGGAGGCAGCACAGGAAATCTGGCAGAAGAACAGCTGGGCGAGCACAGCACCCG TATGAGGGTAAACAGTGATAGTGCATCTCTGCCCGGCCGGCAGAGGACAGGGAGCGGAGGCAGCAGTATAGGTGTAGGTGGCAGTGGGAGTGGAAGCCCCATACGGAAGCTCACCCTGCAGGTGCCCGAGGGACGACTCATCCTTCCTCCACAGTCATCTGCAGTTGCACGCCAGCTCTCAGG GCACCATGAGCGCAGACACACTTTAGACAGTCTGAGGCCAATAGGAGGAGCagcagaaagacagacagttcATATCGACAAG GAGGTCAGTCGGCAGATGAACTCTGTCTTTAAGGAGCTGTTGTCTCGTCATCCTCCTCAAGAAGTCTTGGGTTCGAGCCCTCCTCCCTCTTCCTCCCCCACATCCATCCCCTCCATGTCTCTTGCTGCTGCTCGGCCTCCGGTGAAAAAGGGAGGTTTCAGCCTGCGCGGCAGAGGACTCTTCAAACCCCAAGACCAACAGGACTGA